DNA from Bacillus marinisedimentorum:
CCCGTTAATTCATTTTCATGGATACCGGCAACCGTCCCGTCATTCAATTTGAACCACCTGTACCCGTCTTCCAGCACAGAGGTATCTTCGTTCAGGATGATGAGGCTTTTAAAAAGCAGTTTAAGCTGTTCCAGCATAGTAAAGTCCTTTCTGTTTAAGTTCACCTTCAGTATAGCAGTTTCAACAAAATCCTCATAAAATAACAAGAAGAAGTTTTACGAAACGCCCCCAAGTATAATATAATAAGTGAAACACATTCTTTATATTTTCTTCACACTTCCCGCTGGATTGTAAAAAACATAAAGTTGTCAATAATAACAAATACGCACTGGTGGTTTTGAATTATACTGAAATTGTAGTTACCTCATGTGAATCAATTCACATATTTTCGATCAACTAACACAGTAGAGTATAAATTGTTATTTAACTGAAGGGAGAGTTGCGGCATGGAATATCCACAAGATATGAAAAACCGTTTAAAACGGATAGAAGGTCAGGTTCGCGGTATTTTGCGCATGATGGAAGAAGATAAAGAATGTAAAGATGTCATTATGCAATTAACCGCTGCACGGTCAGCGATAGACCGCGCAATCGGCTACGTAGTGGCGAAAAATCTGGAAACATGCATCCGCCAGCAGGACGACCTTGGTGAAAGTGCTG
Protein-coding regions in this window:
- a CDS encoding metal-sensitive transcriptional regulator: MEYPQDMKNRLKRIEGQVRGILRMMEEDKECKDVIMQLTAARSAIDRAIGYVVAKNLETCIRQQDDLGESAEDVIQEAVQMIVKSR